The DNA region TGGCATTGGCACAATTTACACAGCTCATTTTGCCGATTTTAAGTCTATATTCTTCCATTAAAGTTGCTCTAAAAGTTCAAAACCTAGTTCGCTTAATTCTTTTTTAAAATTTTCTTTATCTTTTTCTTGTAAATTGACGCTTAAAATTTTAGCCTCAAGGTCAATTTCAATCGCACCAAAAGTGCTTTCTAGTGAATTTTTGATAAGACTTACGCAGTTATTACAATTCACATTAGCTATTTTAAATCGCATTTTTACTCCTTAAAGCTTGTATGGTCGAATGTCCTATATGAAATTTCTCAAGTAAATTTTTTGCCAAATCTTGCGATAAAAGCTCAAATTCATCAAGGCTAACAAGAGGCGTTTTAATATGCATAGTCGCCACTAGCATTTCATTAGTAATTTGCGTAATGTGTAAGTCAAATACCTCTTCAACTCTTTCATCCTCTAAAATCACAGCCTTAACGGCATTAATATCAACAGGAGAGCTTTCAAGTAAGATATTTGCACTTTGTTTAAGTAAAATCACAGCCCAACGCAAAAGTAAAAAAGCTAAAATGAGCGCTAAAAGACTATCGATGTAAAAAATTCCACTTAAATACACAGCCACTCCCCCCACGACAACCACAACAGAGCCAAGCAAATCACTCATCATATGGTAAAAGGCGGATTTGATGTTAAGATTATCCAAATTTGCATTTTTAAACATCAAAAAAGCGTTAAAGGCATTGACTAAAAGTCCCAAAAAAGCAACGATAATCATAGTCTTAGCGTCAATTTCTTCTGGATAAAAAAGCTTATAAATACTCTCATAAATAATAAAAATCGCCGATAAAATAATACTTAAAGCATTAATAAAAGCAACCAAAACTTCAAGGCGAAAATAGCCAAAGGTTTTTTGCTCATTTTGCCATTTTTGCACGGCAATTAAGGCAAAAAGACTTAAAGCTAGAGCAAAAACATCCGAAAACATATGCAAGGTATCACTTAAAAGAGCTAAGGAATTTGAAAGCAAGGCATAGACAAATTGCACAAACATCATCGAGGCAGTCATCGTTAAAGAAATCGTTAAAATTTTCTTATCCATAGTTCTTACATCGGCGTGATTATGAGCGTGAGTGTGATCGTGCTTACAAGCCTTTAATAAAGGCTGATGTGAGAGATAATCATACATTTTGATCCTTTTGCTAAATTATAAGCAATTTTTACAAAATTTCACTAACAATTAAAGAAAATTCTATAAAATTTCCTTATGAATAAGGAAGATTTTATCATTAAGGCTTTTAAAAACAAGCTTAACGGAGATGATGGTGCCGTGCTTGGAAAATGGTGCTTTAGTAAGGATTTGTTTGTCCAAGATGTGCATTTTAAACGCTCTTGGCTAAGTTTAGAGCAAATCGCTACAAAAGCAATGCTAGTTAATATCTCAGATGCCGTAGTGATGAACGCCGTGCCAAAATACGCTCTTTTAGGACTTAGCTTGCCAAATTTAAGCAAAAAAGAGCTTAAAAATTTGCAAAAAGGCTTTTTAAAAACGGCGAAAAAATTCAAAATCAAAATCATAGGCGGAGATACGATACAAAGTGATAAAATAAGCATTAGCATTACTTTAATTTCTAAGGTTAAAAAACCTGTGTTTAGAACAGGGCTTAAAAAAGGACATTTGCTCGCTTTTACAGGCAAACTAGGTCAAAGCTTAGAGGGGCTTAAAACCCTGCAAAATGGGGGGAAGCTTCCTAAAAATCACAAATTTATTAAGCCTAAATTACAACCTAAATTTTTTTATGAAATCGCCCCTAAAATCTCTTGTGCTATGGATATT from Campylobacter upsaliensis includes:
- a CDS encoding cation diffusion facilitator family transporter; its protein translation is MYDYLSHQPLLKACKHDHTHAHNHADVRTMDKKILTISLTMTASMMFVQFVYALLSNSLALLSDTLHMFSDVFALALSLFALIAVQKWQNEQKTFGYFRLEVLVAFINALSIILSAIFIIYESIYKLFYPEEIDAKTMIIVAFLGLLVNAFNAFLMFKNANLDNLNIKSAFYHMMSDLLGSVVVVVGGVAVYLSGIFYIDSLLALILAFLLLRWAVILLKQSANILLESSPVDINAVKAVILEDERVEEVFDLHITQITNEMLVATMHIKTPLVSLDEFELLSQDLAKNLLEKFHIGHSTIQALRSKNAI
- a CDS encoding heavy-metal-associated domain-containing protein, whose amino-acid sequence is MRFKIANVNCNNCVSLIKNSLESTFGAIEIDLEAKILSVNLQEKDKENFKKELSELGFELLEQL
- a CDS encoding thiamine-phosphate kinase codes for the protein MNKEDFIIKAFKNKLNGDDGAVLGKWCFSKDLFVQDVHFKRSWLSLEQIATKAMLVNISDAVVMNAVPKYALLGLSLPNLSKKELKNLQKGFLKTAKKFKIKIIGGDTIQSDKISISITLISKVKKPVFRTGLKKGHLLAFTGKLGQSLEGLKTLQNGGKLPKNHKFIKPKLQPKFFYEIAPKISCAMDISDGLSKDLSRLLKANHLGVFMFKKLSKKELYSGEEYEILFGFDKKHKKELKKIAKKHKIKLNIFAKAVKGKYEFKGREHHF